Genomic window (Plasmodium vivax scf_7043 genomic scaffold, whole genome shotgun sequence):
ATgaccattttgaaggagaAAACGTATGACTGTATACAGAAGAcgagagaaaaattaaaagcaattATACACACGTACCCAAATACGCCCATCTCGATTTGTACCCCAAATAATGTTATTGGGGGACTGAGGAACACCATTACGTTAATCACCGATACGtctattttggaaaaaaggaaaggaattTTATTTAGAGGGAGAACTgtagataaaattttaaaagactttccaaaatgggatgAAAACTGTGAATACCCCATGGCAGAAGCTATGCTTTGGTATTTATTAACCAAAGAAATACCAGCAGCTGATGACTTGAAGCTTTTCTCAAGGGAGTTATATTGTAGGgctaaaaaaatgccatcaTTCGTCTTCGAATTTATAGATAGCATTCCTACATTTACACATCCAATGAGTCAGCTCGTGTCTACCGTTTCGTTCCTCGAATCTTTGTCCTTATTTAAGATAAAATATTCTGAgggaatattaaaaaaggattacTGGAAATACATTTTGGAAGACGCTGTTTCTTTAAT
Coding sequences:
- a CDS encoding citrate synthase, mitochondrial precursor, truncated (encoded by transcript PVX_210290A), with the translated sequence MITIQGVRSRYTRCNTSRDAMPMGRCGLEALFGRHWEKRKYHEKICTYNREPKVGKEKKGFFSCSNVQMISAVRMKGVKNSHPGVHFSSDSKNESNLYLNNYAKIKKYINSIDNEESVIMTILKEKTYDCIQKTREKLKAIIHTYPNTPISICTPNNVIGGLRNTITLITDTSILEKRKGILFRGRTVDKILKDFPKWDENCEYPMAEAMLWYLLTKEIPAADDLKLFSRELYCRAKKMPSFVFEFIDSIPTFTHPMSQLVSTVSFLESLSLFKIKYSEGILKKDYWKYILEDAVSLIAQ